CAGAAGATCAACATGGAGCGCGATTGTGAGGCCTGCCACAGCCTGGCCTATGACAAGGTCGGCGGCACGGTTCGCCGGCTGCGGCATGGCGATGTCGACCAGATGATCGCCGACCTTTCCGCCGCCGGTCCCAATGCCCCGATCGCCGCGGACCGCCATCGGCCCGGGCAATTCGCACCTGGTGGCAATTATCACATCAATTTTACCCCGCCGCGCTATACAAGTGCCACTTTCCAGCAGGCGCTATCGAAGGACGGCGTCTGCGGGGAGTGCCATACGCCGGTGATGCGGAACGGTAAGCCGGGGGTCATGCCGGTCAGGCTAGTCTCGCGTTACATGGTGGATGGCTGGTTCAACCATAAGGCCCATACTCAGGAGAAGTGCACCTCTTGCCATGCCGCCGAGAAGTCGGCGTCCTCTACCGACCTGCTGCTGCCGAACGTGCAGTCATGCCGGACCTGCCATCAGGGCGAGGACAGTCACCAGGCGAAAGTGCCTTCGGGTTGTGCCATGTGCCACGGCTATCACCCCACGCAGAATGCCCCGCGTGGAGCGAAAGACGATAGGACATAAGAAAAAAGCGGTCGGAGAATACGTGAGGCTTTTTTGCTGATCGCCCAGATCACCGACGTTCACATCGGCTTCGACCGGGGCAATCCGGACGAGCTCAACATGCAGCGGCTGCGCGCCGTGATCCGGCGGTTGGCCACGGGGCCGAACAAGCCGGACCTGCTGCTGATGACGGGTGACCTGACCGAGGCCGGCGATGCGGACAGCTATGCGCGGCTGGCCGATGCGGTGAGCGGGTGCCCATTCCCGGTCTGGCCAATGGTCGGCAATCACGATGAGCGCGATACCTTGCTCGCGGCCTTTCCGCAGACGCCGTCGGACAGCGGCTTTGTCCACTATGTTCTCGACTTTCCCGGCCTCCGGCTGATCGTGCTCGATACGCTCGAGCCCGGCCGCCATGGCGGGGCCTTCTGCGAGGCGCGGGTGGCCTGGCTGCGCGCGGAGCTGTCGCGCGATCCTGGAACGCCGACCTATATCGCCATGCATCATCCGCCGTTCGAATCGGGCATCACGTGGCTCGACAGCGCGGCGACCGAGCCGTGGATCGCGCGCTTCGCCGGGGCGGTGCAGGGCTTCTCGCAGATCCGGGGGATCATCGCCGGCCATCTCCACCGCACGATCCATACGCAGTGGAACGGGTTGTCGCTGAGCGTCTGCTCGTCGACGGCGCCCGCCGTCGGCCTTGATCTCAGCCCGATCGACGAAGACCGGCCCGACGGGCGCGAGCTGATCACAGACGAGCTGCCCGGCTATGCGCTACACCGCTGGGACGGGCGGAATCTGATCACCCATTTCGAAAGCGTCGGCCACCAGATCGCGCTGGCACGCTTTGATGCCCAGCTTCAGCCGATGATCAAGGGCATGATGGCCGAGCGGCGCGAGAAGTAGCCGCTACTTCGTTCCAGCGAGCTGCGAGGCGGCCAGCCACTTCTCGCGTTCCGCATGCCGCCGCCCGTCGTGCAGCGCAACCACGTCGAGCCCGTGCTGACCGAGGATGAGCCGCCGCGGCGGGGTGGGATCGGCAAGCGCGGCAAGTAACGCTTCGGCGCCGTCGCGCGCATCGTGGCCCGCGCCCCAGTGCGAATTGCCCGATTCGATCGACAGCGCTGCCATGTCGTAATGCGGCGAGGGCGGGATGAAAGTCATCGAAGGCGTGAAATGCGTTTCGAACGGCCCGAGCTCGGCGAGTGTGACGTTGATCCCGAGCGGCTTCATTTCCGCGCCCAGCGACTCCGTCAGCCCGGCGAGCGCGAACTTGGACGAGCTGTAGTAGGAAATACCCGGGAACCCGATCTGCCCGGCGACTGAGCCGATGTTGACGATCTGCCCCGAACGCCGCGCGATCATGTCGGGCAGGACTGCCTTGATTAGCGCCAGGGTGCCGAAATAGTTGGTTTCGAAGACTGCGCGTGCCTCGTCTATCGGGGCGTCGTCCACAGTGCCGAAGCCGCCATAGCCGGCGTTGTTGATCAGCACGTCGATCGCGCCGAAGCGGTCCTTCGCCGCTGCTACCGCCTGTTCGATATCCTCGCCGCGGGTGATGTCGAGTTTCAGGGCCAGCGCAAGCTCGTCATGCCCGGCAACCAGATCTGCCAGCGTTTCGGGCTTGCGCGCCGTCGCGACCACGCGCTCGTCGCGCGCCAGCAGGATTTCGGCCAGGACGCGGCCGAAGCCGGTCGAGCAGCCGGTGATCATCCAGGTCCGTGCAGGCATGCGATTCCCCCAAAGAAGCGTTTGCTTGCTTGTCGGGCGCATCGCCTGCCGCCGTCAACTACGATCGATATAAGGAATGCCTAGGCGGCGACCTTGAGTCCGCCGGCTCTGGCGTCGTCCGGGCATTGATAGAGGCGGTAGCCGATGGTCCGTCCGCAATTGTCGATACGGAAAGTGCCGATCTTGCGTGCAAGATGCATCATCCTCTGGACGATCTGGCCTTCGGGATATTCGGGTTCGGCGTCGGGATCGGGATAGACGGTGTCGATCAATTCGTTGATCGTGACGGGATTGGGGTAACGGATAAGCAATGTCGAAAGCAGTTCGGTTTCAATTGGCGACAGATTGACCGTCCAATCTCCGATACTGCATTGACTACGCCGGTACTGCGGCCAAGTCATGGTGATCATTGTAATGGGTGCTAGTCCATAGGCGGCGTAAAACGCCGCTCTGTGTGTATTTCTGTAATTGGGCGACCGAGGGCTCTGAATGTCGTGTTCAGTTGCTATTCTAGCTAGAGAAAGTTCCAGCTGCGGCACAGTTACATGCGATATTTGGTGTATGACGCGCGCCGAACGACGCAACGCTTTGCAAATAGCGACTTATCCACAGGCCGTATGTCAAGTCGGTGACGATTTTCGGCCGTGACAGGGCTTTACCGCGGCTTGACGGGGCCTCCCAAGCCCTTCGGTTTTGGCGAAAACCAGACGACCACGGCGCAGAGGAAGAACACGGCTGCGGTGATCAGGAAGATGTAGTCGACCGCCATGGTCGTTGCCTCACGGTCGACGAGATTGGCGATATAGGCGGTCGCGCCCTGCTCGCTGAAGCCCGCGCCGGTGAGCGTGCGCATCGTCTCGGCGGGCTGGAGCTTGCCGACGATCTCGCTGTGGGCTTCCTGCTGGGTATTGCCCTGTATCGTCAGCACCAGCGCGGTGGCGACGCCGATCGCCAGGGTGCGCACGAAGTTCTGGATGCCCGCGGCCGACGCCGTCTCTTCCATCGAGACCGAACCCAGCGAGATCGTCGTCAGCGGCAGCATGAAGAACGACATGCCGAAGCCCTGGATCAGCTGTGGTGCGGCGAGGTACCAGAAGTCGGTCTCGCTGGTCCAGGTCGCGCGGACCAGCGCCATGCAGCCGAGCCAGGCGACGGCGAGGGACACCAGCAGCCGCGCGTCGATCCCGCGCGCCAGCGCCTTGGAAGCGAGCTGCGAGGTGGTCAGCGCGGCGAGCGCGGTGCACGAGGTGATGAAGCCTGCGAGCATCGCCGGATAGCCCATCGAGCTCTGTAACCACTGCGGGATCAGCACGATCGAGGCGAAGTACGCACCGAAGCACAGCGACAGCGCGATCACGCCGAAAGTGAAGCCGCCGTGGCGGAACACGCGCAGGTTGACGATCGGATGCTCCTCGGTGAGCTCCCAGATCAGGAAGGCGACGAAGCCGACCGCGGCGACGCAGGCCAGCACGACGATCAGCGGGTCGGCGAACCAGTCGTGCTCGCGGCCGATGTCGAGCATGAACTGCAGCGATCCGACCCAGGCCAGCATCAGGCACAGGCCGATCACGTCGATCGGCAGCTTGACCGTCGGCGTCTCGGCCGGCGGCAATAGAGCGCGCGCAGAAAGGATCAGGACGATCACCAGCGGAATGTTGATCAGGAAGATCCAGTGCCAGCTGACGTTGTCGCTGATCAGCCCGCCGATCGTCGGTCCCATCGCCGGTCCCAGCATCGTCGTCATCGCCGCCAGCAACATGGCGCGCGGGCGCTGCTCCAGCGGAAAGATACGCAGCAGCAGAGTCTGCGCCAGCGGCATGACGAGGCCGCCGCAGAGCCCCTGGCCGACGCGGCAGATCACCATCATCTCGAGCGTCACCGACGAGCCGCAGAGCAACGAGAAAAAGCCGAAGCCGGTCATCGCCA
The window above is part of the Novosphingobium sp. G106 genome. Proteins encoded here:
- a CDS encoding phosphodiesterase, whose amino-acid sequence is MLIAQITDVHIGFDRGNPDELNMQRLRAVIRRLATGPNKPDLLLMTGDLTEAGDADSYARLADAVSGCPFPVWPMVGNHDERDTLLAAFPQTPSDSGFVHYVLDFPGLRLIVLDTLEPGRHGGAFCEARVAWLRAELSRDPGTPTYIAMHHPPFESGITWLDSAATEPWIARFAGAVQGFSQIRGIIAGHLHRTIHTQWNGLSLSVCSSTAPAVGLDLSPIDEDRPDGRELITDELPGYALHRWDGRNLITHFESVGHQIALARFDAQLQPMIKGMMAERREK
- a CDS encoding SDR family NAD(P)-dependent oxidoreductase, with protein sequence MPARTWMITGCSTGFGRVLAEILLARDERVVATARKPETLADLVAGHDELALALKLDITRGEDIEQAVAAAKDRFGAIDVLINNAGYGGFGTVDDAPIDEARAVFETNYFGTLALIKAVLPDMIARRSGQIVNIGSVAGQIGFPGISYYSSSKFALAGLTESLGAEMKPLGINVTLAELGPFETHFTPSMTFIPPSPHYDMAALSIESGNSHWGAGHDARDGAEALLAALADPTPPRRLILGQHGLDVVALHDGRRHAEREKWLAASQLAGTK
- a CDS encoding DHA2 family efflux MFS transporter permease subunit, translating into MAAPLTAQAATLAHPLLTPQRLTLAALVLAFSNFIVVLDMTVANVSVPHIAGSLGVSLNQGSWVITSYSVAEAITVPLTGWLAGRWGSLRMYTLAMTGFGFFSLLCGSSVTLEMMVICRVGQGLCGGLVMPLAQTLLLRIFPLEQRPRAMLLAAMTTMLGPAMGPTIGGLISDNVSWHWIFLINIPLVIVLILSARALLPPAETPTVKLPIDVIGLCLMLAWVGSLQFMLDIGREHDWFADPLIVVLACVAAVGFVAFLIWELTEEHPIVNLRVFRHGGFTFGVIALSLCFGAYFASIVLIPQWLQSSMGYPAMLAGFITSCTALAALTTSQLASKALARGIDARLLVSLAVAWLGCMALVRATWTSETDFWYLAAPQLIQGFGMSFFMLPLTTISLGSVSMEETASAAGIQNFVRTLAIGVATALVLTIQGNTQQEAHSEIVGKLQPAETMRTLTGAGFSEQGATAYIANLVDREATTMAVDYIFLITAAVFFLCAVVVWFSPKPKGLGGPVKPR